A window of Hymenobacter aerilatus contains these coding sequences:
- a CDS encoding nucleoside phosphorylase, translated as MPIPESELILNKDGSIYHLNLLPDHISDTIITVGDPERVPMVSRHFDSIETQIHKREFVTHVGYYKGKRLTVISTGMGTDNIDILLNELDALVNIDFVGREPCPHDERIQLRIVRIGTSGALQADIPVGSHLVTEHAVGLDSLMQFYPLVETGLEVEVATGIQEALQLPYRPYCVRGSDLLREQLGKDMVVGNTLTCPGFYGPQGRVLRLDLRQPDLIQQFQNFRHQSAEGELRLTNFEMETAGYYALGRLLGHEVVSLNAIVANRATGEFATNSEDVINDLIVKTLDRL; from the coding sequence ATGCCCATCCCCGAATCGGAGCTGATCCTGAACAAAGACGGCAGCATCTACCACCTCAACCTGCTCCCCGATCATATTTCCGACACCATCATCACGGTGGGCGACCCGGAGCGGGTGCCAATGGTCAGCCGGCATTTCGATTCTATTGAGACGCAAATTCACAAGCGCGAGTTTGTGACCCACGTAGGCTACTACAAAGGCAAGCGCCTCACCGTAATTTCGACCGGCATGGGCACCGATAATATTGATATTCTGCTCAATGAGCTGGATGCGCTGGTCAACATCGACTTTGTAGGGCGGGAGCCTTGCCCGCACGACGAGCGGATTCAGCTGCGCATTGTGCGTATTGGTACCAGCGGCGCCTTGCAGGCCGATATTCCAGTGGGCTCACACCTGGTTACGGAGCACGCCGTGGGCTTGGACTCGCTGATGCAGTTCTATCCCTTGGTAGAAACTGGTCTGGAAGTGGAAGTAGCCACCGGCATTCAGGAGGCGCTACAACTGCCCTACCGTCCCTACTGCGTGCGCGGCTCCGATTTGCTGCGTGAGCAGCTTGGCAAAGACATGGTGGTAGGCAACACGCTCACCTGCCCCGGTTTCTATGGACCCCAGGGCCGCGTGCTGCGCCTCGACCTACGCCAGCCCGATCTGATTCAGCAATTCCAAAACTTCCGCCACCAGAGCGCCGAGGGCGAGCTGCGCCTCACCAACTTTGAGATGGAAACGGCCGGGTACTATGCCCTGGGCCGCCTACTCGGCCACGAAGTTGTGTCGTTGAACGCCATTGTAGCCAACCGCGCCACCGGCGAGTTTGCCACCAATTCAGAAGACGTCATCAACGATTTGATTGTGAAGACGCTGGATCGGTTGTAG
- the trhO gene encoding oxygen-dependent tRNA uridine(34) hydroxylase TrhO → MDYLVLLYYCYAPIDDVEAFREEHHRLCLRLHLRGRIIVAPEGLNGTVSGRRADCEEYMRVVKADSRFAALEFKIEPAEAHTFQKLHVRVKPEIVHVGLPDIKPYERTGIHLSPQEFKDMKDQDDVVVLDVRSDYEHELGRFKNAVTLDIENFREFPGKVGELEQYKDKKILTYCTGGIKCEKASAFLLEQGFENVYQLHGGIIKYGLEAGGEDFDGKCYVFDGRVAVDVNSVNPTIISTCHNCHTPSARMVNCANPHCNDHLPLCEACAEQLEGACSPTCQQHPDKRPYDGTGTYPKNSNNYNPEQGLLSYRAPAK, encoded by the coding sequence ATGGATTACCTCGTTCTGTTGTACTACTGCTACGCACCCATCGACGATGTGGAGGCGTTTCGGGAAGAGCACCACCGCCTGTGCCTGCGCCTGCACTTGCGCGGCCGCATTATTGTGGCACCGGAAGGACTGAACGGCACGGTATCGGGCCGGCGGGCCGACTGCGAGGAGTACATGCGGGTAGTGAAGGCCGATTCGCGCTTTGCGGCGCTGGAGTTTAAAATAGAACCTGCTGAGGCGCACACCTTTCAGAAACTGCACGTGCGCGTGAAGCCCGAAATCGTGCACGTAGGCCTACCCGATATCAAGCCCTACGAACGTACCGGCATCCACCTCTCGCCCCAGGAATTCAAGGACATGAAGGACCAGGACGATGTGGTGGTGCTAGACGTGCGCTCCGACTACGAGCACGAGCTGGGGCGCTTCAAAAACGCCGTCACGCTCGACATCGAAAACTTCCGTGAGTTTCCGGGTAAGGTAGGGGAGTTGGAGCAGTACAAAGACAAGAAAATCCTGACCTACTGCACCGGCGGCATCAAATGCGAAAAGGCCAGTGCGTTTCTGCTGGAGCAGGGCTTCGAGAACGTGTACCAACTGCACGGTGGCATTATTAAGTACGGTCTGGAAGCCGGCGGCGAGGATTTTGACGGCAAATGCTACGTGTTCGACGGCCGTGTGGCCGTAGATGTTAACAGCGTCAACCCGACGATTATTTCCACTTGCCATAACTGCCACACGCCCTCGGCGCGCATGGTGAACTGTGCCAATCCGCACTGCAACGACCACTTGCCGCTTTGCGAAGCCTGCGCCGAGCAATTGGAGGGCGCTTGCTCGCCTACCTGCCAGCAGCACCCCGATAAGCGTCCCTACGACGGCACCGGCACCTACCCCAAAAACAGCAACAACTATAACCCCGAGCAGGGCTTGTTGTCGTATAGAGCACCTGCGAAGTAG
- a CDS encoding NeuD/PglB/VioB family sugar acetyltransferase, producing the protein MENPVIILGAQSVGTAALDSFLSNDVVVYCLLDDDAQLQDTEVNDVPVMGNTDNKDLLKLLGKKCEVFVATEDVASRRSLTGMLHDEYEVAPVNAIHARASVAEHAWLGHGILVGANAVVASTAKIADGCIIGANAVIETKVQLGEYAQVGAGAILNTGVEVGDQAFIGSGAIVVAGVKIGKKARVGAGSVVVADVAANQTVFGNPAAKVS; encoded by the coding sequence ATGGAAAATCCCGTAATCATTCTGGGCGCTCAGAGCGTGGGCACCGCTGCCCTCGACTCCTTTCTGAGCAACGATGTGGTGGTCTACTGCCTGCTCGACGACGACGCCCAACTGCAAGACACCGAAGTAAACGATGTGCCCGTGATGGGCAACACCGACAATAAAGACCTGCTGAAACTGCTGGGTAAGAAGTGCGAGGTGTTTGTGGCCACCGAGGACGTAGCCAGCCGCCGCAGCCTCACCGGTATGCTGCACGACGAGTATGAGGTAGCGCCCGTCAACGCCATTCACGCCCGCGCCAGCGTAGCCGAGCATGCGTGGCTCGGCCACGGCATCCTGGTAGGTGCCAATGCCGTAGTGGCCAGCACCGCCAAAATAGCCGATGGCTGCATTATCGGGGCCAACGCGGTAATCGAAACCAAAGTGCAATTGGGCGAATACGCGCAGGTAGGCGCCGGCGCTATCCTCAATACCGGCGTCGAGGTAGGCGACCAGGCGTTCATTGGCTCGGGTGCTATTGTGGTGGCAGGCGTTAAAATTGGGAAGAAAGCTCGTGTAGGCGCTGGTTCGGTTGTAGTGGCCGATGTGGCGGCCAATCAAACTGTGTTCGGAAACCCCGCTGCGAAAGTCAGTTAA
- a CDS encoding DUF2851 family protein yields MQEDFLHYVWQHQYFDKTDLRTTNGETITVLKPGLHNHDAGPDFLNARLHLGEVEWNGAVEIHLRASDWHRHQHQHDLKYDQVILHVVLHADEPVRRTNGSEVPALVLEGRLAPELLGRYQQLLTETPALPCAPLLAQVPVIARVMMVERTLLERVEQKAATLEALHQHLGGDWEATAYHALLAAFGFKKNTEPLQRLAKALPLPVLRRHRHDRRQLEALLFGQAGFLTENDENRHDLFVADLRAEYEFLVHKYQLKAAALAPHDWNFLRLRPANFPPVRLAQLAAVLHARPALFDALLTAQDVLTLEQFFAAPVSEYWQGHTRPGRAGKVPHQLGRSSAHLLITNVVVPLRVAYARHIGQPELVEQAVTLLTQLPAERNAITDTYDLLGFQHRTAADSQGLLALHNGYCQPRQCLRCAIGSRILQPKPVLR; encoded by the coding sequence ATGCAAGAAGATTTCCTCCATTACGTCTGGCAGCACCAGTACTTCGATAAAACCGACTTGCGTACCACCAATGGTGAAACCATTACCGTACTAAAGCCCGGCCTGCACAATCACGATGCCGGCCCCGATTTCTTAAACGCCCGCCTGCACCTGGGCGAAGTAGAGTGGAACGGCGCCGTAGAAATCCACCTACGCGCTTCCGACTGGCACCGCCACCAGCACCAGCACGACCTCAAGTACGACCAGGTAATTCTGCACGTGGTACTGCATGCCGACGAGCCCGTGCGCCGCACTAACGGCTCCGAGGTGCCCGCGCTGGTGCTGGAAGGCCGCCTAGCGCCGGAGCTGTTGGGCCGCTACCAGCAACTCCTTACCGAGACGCCCGCCCTACCCTGCGCGCCTCTTTTGGCGCAAGTGCCCGTTATTGCGCGGGTAATGATGGTAGAACGAACGTTGTTGGAACGGGTAGAGCAAAAAGCCGCTACCCTCGAAGCCCTGCACCAGCACCTGGGCGGCGACTGGGAGGCCACTGCCTACCATGCACTGCTGGCGGCTTTTGGCTTCAAGAAAAATACGGAGCCTTTGCAGCGCCTTGCTAAAGCCCTGCCGTTGCCGGTATTGCGCCGCCACCGCCACGACCGGCGCCAACTGGAAGCGCTGTTGTTCGGGCAAGCTGGTTTTCTAACTGAAAACGACGAAAATCGTCACGACTTGTTTGTGGCTGATCTGCGGGCCGAGTACGAGTTCCTGGTGCATAAATATCAATTGAAAGCCGCTGCCCTGGCCCCACACGACTGGAATTTCCTGCGCCTGCGGCCAGCTAACTTTCCTCCGGTACGGCTGGCCCAGCTGGCCGCTGTGCTGCACGCCCGCCCCGCACTGTTCGATGCCTTGCTTACGGCCCAGGACGTACTGACGCTGGAGCAATTCTTTGCAGCGCCGGTGTCGGAGTATTGGCAGGGGCACACCCGGCCGGGTAGGGCGGGCAAGGTGCCGCACCAGTTGGGTAGGAGCAGCGCCCATCTACTGATAACCAACGTGGTAGTGCCCCTGCGCGTGGCCTACGCCCGCCATATAGGCCAGCCCGAACTGGTAGAACAAGCCGTGACGCTGCTCACGCAGCTGCCCGCCGAACGCAATGCCATTACGGACACCTACGACCTACTAGGTTTCCAGCACCGCACCGCCGCCGATTCGCAGGGCTTGCTGGCGCTGCACAACGGCTACTGCCAGCCGCGCCAATGCTTGCGCTGTGCTATTGGCAGCCGTATTCTACAACCCAAACCCGTGCTGCGTTGA
- a CDS encoding LolA family protein: MKKFLALLALSASFIQAASAQQDPKAGKILDDMSAKYQAMKAFRANFTQTLENDKAKVKENITGDIIVSGPKFRLKVNGQEVINNGQTMWTYLKSENEVNISDYDPDDQEVSPSQIFTLYKKGYKYTYVQEAKEGGQAIDIIDLSPEDRSNAVYKVRIKVGKADKSVKSWQMFKKNGNRYTYTIKQFQPNPPVDATTFNFDKSKYKGVKVVDLR, encoded by the coding sequence ATGAAAAAATTTCTCGCTCTGCTCGCGCTGTCTGCTTCGTTCATACAAGCCGCATCGGCGCAGCAGGACCCCAAGGCCGGTAAGATTCTCGATGATATGAGTGCTAAGTATCAGGCGATGAAAGCATTCCGGGCTAACTTCACGCAAACCTTGGAAAATGATAAGGCCAAGGTGAAGGAAAATATCACCGGCGACATCATTGTGAGTGGCCCTAAGTTCCGGCTGAAAGTGAATGGCCAAGAGGTCATCAACAATGGCCAGACCATGTGGACCTACTTGAAGTCGGAAAACGAGGTGAACATCTCCGACTACGACCCGGATGATCAGGAAGTGTCTCCTTCTCAAATATTTACTTTATATAAGAAGGGGTATAAGTACACCTACGTGCAGGAAGCCAAAGAAGGCGGCCAGGCTATCGACATCATCGATTTGTCGCCGGAAGACCGCTCCAATGCTGTGTATAAAGTGCGCATCAAGGTAGGAAAGGCCGATAAATCGGTGAAAAGCTGGCAGATGTTCAAGAAGAACGGCAACCGCTATACCTACACTATCAAGCAGTTTCAGCCCAACCCGCCGGTAGACGCCACTACCTTCAACTTCGATAAATCGAAGTATAAAGGCGTGAAAGTGGTAGATCTGCGTTAA